One genomic window of Coleofasciculus chthonoplastes PCC 7420 includes the following:
- a CDS encoding type I CRISPR-associated protein Cas7 has translation MTEDKGQMTTHLDPSKKHDFIWLFDCTNGNPNGDPDADNTPRADLQTGHGLVTDACLKRKIRNFVTLASDQRIFVSEGAILNQAIDEAVSAKGLTVDSKKKRLTNPKDVAAARDWMCENFYDIRMFGAVLSTGKGV, from the coding sequence ATGACAGAGGACAAAGGACAAATGACGACTCACCTTGACCCCAGCAAAAAACATGACTTTATCTGGCTATTTGACTGCACCAATGGCAACCCCAATGGTGATCCAGATGCCGATAATACACCTCGAGCTGACTTACAAACCGGACATGGATTAGTCACCGATGCTTGTCTGAAGCGCAAGATTCGCAACTTTGTCACCCTGGCATCAGATCAGCGGATTTTTGTCAGCGAAGGGGCTATTTTAAATCAGGCAATTGATGAGGCGGTTTCGGCTAAAGGGTTAACTGTAGACTCTAAGAAAAAAAGGCTAACCAATCCCAAAGATGTTGCCGCAGCACGGGATTGGATGTGTGAGAATTTCTATGACATTCGTATGTTTGGCGCAGTTTTATCCACGGGGAAAGGTGTTTAG
- a CDS encoding Uma2 family endonuclease, giving the protein MSSILTTPLTEFLSQPNIESSPAWELINGCAIQKPMPTLFHSRLQRNLVNYINRHTDRFEAVQELRCLVPPYSPVPDISIIRIDRLSEEDGPFDGAPDWLIEIRSPDQSTLDLQKKILHCLSNGTQLAWLIDPGSEQVWVWQGDNLPTICSGSEALPILGNLPQLTVDAVMAMTRRL; this is encoded by the coding sequence ATGAGTTCAATCCTAACTACCCCACTCACTGAATTTCTGTCTCAACCTAATATTGAGTCGTCTCCAGCATGGGAATTGATCAATGGGTGTGCGATACAAAAGCCGATGCCAACCCTTTTTCACTCGCGGCTACAACGCAATCTGGTTAATTATATTAACCGTCATACGGATAGGTTTGAAGCGGTACAAGAACTACGTTGTCTAGTTCCGCCTTATTCTCCAGTCCCAGATATCTCTATTATTAGGATTGATCGTCTGTCGGAAGAGGATGGACCTTTTGATGGCGCACCCGATTGGTTGATTGAAATTCGCTCACCTGACCAAAGTACGTTAGATTTACAGAAAAAGATTCTCCATTGTCTCAGCAATGGTACACAATTAGCTTGGTTAATTGACCCCGGAAGTGAACAGGTTTGGGTATGGCAGGGAGATAACTTACCCACCATCTGTTCAGGTTCAGAGGCTTTGCCTATTTTGGGTAATTTGCCTCAATTGACTGTTGATGCTGTCATGGCAATGACTCGCCGCTTATAA
- a CDS encoding LA_3751/LA_3752 family putative glycosyltransferase, with amino-acid sequence MKIKLEPIPLGIIVIGVLFSLYLQFQIPEGTYFSGDAALKSLLAQQLSTGEWRFDLWQPTEAWVRNLWQDGLYPYAPPFVYNVAGRYYITFPFTFPLVTAPFYALFGFRGLYLVPLVATWAIWGTFYLTCKRLKVSAFHTSIALIGLIFASHLTLYSAMYWEHSLAVALCLAGMAMLLMIGYPSGLSKPTAVVSGGLIGLSVWFRPEFLSMVATLSALVIIAALAKSNFLNLFNKFNLKSIHYLAKNKVSFIASMFVAVSLFFVANKLVYGLFLGMHAVEIVEEFSWTRRLAEAWGNFQELSVVGFEYFPLAFFPLLYLLLYGFKRLEAKLNLKLVTIGIIGLLIAAAGYLFLTGGAAELKTAIKQYSIPILIAIAWLYVFRKIEVKFNARIGVIYLICVMFTAGACLLLDSGADEIAVGGKQWGPRYLLSLIPLVTWVTIEELNLIKDRSRPLFRYISIFTVVVLLAIGIHKNTYLGTLALQKAHQGVPPATQLLRETPEQVIAVSHQYAAQLLEPPLRGKKFFFQAETSTDLVKLSKVLVEQNQDQFIYVCYPYRKCQPPEDSQDNLQFTKGEQRFQIELSNLGQFGKYPIYEASIKQPL; translated from the coding sequence ATGAAAATCAAGCTTGAGCCGATTCCGTTAGGGATTATTGTCATTGGAGTGTTATTTTCACTCTATTTACAATTTCAAATTCCCGAAGGGACGTATTTTAGCGGTGATGCTGCGCTCAAATCCTTACTAGCACAGCAATTAAGTACCGGTGAATGGCGCTTTGATCTCTGGCAACCCACAGAAGCCTGGGTGCGAAATCTTTGGCAGGATGGACTATATCCTTATGCACCACCGTTTGTTTACAACGTAGCGGGGCGCTATTACATTACCTTTCCCTTTACGTTTCCCCTAGTCACCGCACCATTTTATGCGCTTTTTGGCTTCAGAGGTCTTTATCTGGTTCCGTTAGTTGCCACTTGGGCAATCTGGGGTACTTTCTATCTTACCTGTAAGCGTTTAAAGGTTAGTGCATTTCATACCTCAATTGCGTTAATTGGTCTGATCTTTGCCTCGCACTTAACCCTGTATAGTGCCATGTATTGGGAGCATAGCCTTGCAGTTGCGCTTTGCTTGGCAGGTATGGCAATGCTGCTAATGATCGGATATCCATCCGGTTTATCGAAACCCACTGCTGTAGTCAGTGGCGGTTTAATCGGTTTATCGGTTTGGTTTAGACCTGAGTTTTTGTCTATGGTGGCGACGTTATCCGCTTTGGTGATTATTGCTGCCTTAGCGAAGAGTAATTTTTTAAATTTGTTTAATAAGTTTAATTTAAAGTCTATCCATTATTTAGCCAAAAATAAGGTAAGTTTTATCGCTAGTATGTTCGTGGCAGTCAGCCTATTTTTTGTCGCCAACAAACTGGTTTACGGTCTTTTTCTGGGAATGCATGCTGTAGAAATCGTCGAGGAGTTCTCTTGGACTCGCCGCCTTGCCGAGGCTTGGGGCAATTTTCAGGAACTTAGTGTCGTCGGATTTGAGTACTTCCCGCTCGCCTTTTTTCCGCTGCTTTATTTGCTCTTGTATGGCTTTAAGAGACTAGAAGCTAAACTGAATCTGAAACTTGTAACCATTGGTATAATTGGTCTATTAATTGCCGCCGCTGGGTATCTGTTTCTGACTGGAGGTGCGGCTGAGTTAAAGACAGCGATTAAGCAATATAGTATACCAATCCTCATCGCGATCGCGTGGCTGTATGTGTTCAGAAAAATTGAGGTAAAATTCAATGCTAGGATAGGGGTAATCTATCTAATCTGTGTGATGTTCACCGCTGGTGCTTGTTTATTGTTAGATTCTGGCGCGGACGAGATTGCGGTTGGGGGTAAGCAGTGGGGACCACGATACTTATTGTCTCTTATACCCTTAGTAACCTGGGTAACGATAGAGGAGCTAAATTTGATCAAGGACAGATCACGCCCTCTTTTCCGATACATCAGCATTTTTACCGTTGTTGTCCTCTTAGCCATTGGCATCCACAAAAACACCTACTTAGGCACACTGGCGTTGCAGAAGGCGCATCAAGGTGTTCCTCCCGCCACCCAACTCTTGCGAGAAACTCCAGAACAGGTGATTGCAGTTTCTCATCAATACGCGGCTCAATTACTAGAACCCCCTCTCCGAGGCAAAAAGTTCTTTTTTCAGGCTGAAACTAGCACTGATTTAGTTAAATTGAGTAAAGTATTAGTTGAGCAGAATCAGGATCAATTTATTTATGTATGTTATCCTTATCGAAAATGCCAGCCACCCGAAGATAGTCAGGATAATCTCCAATTCACTAAAGGTGAGCAGCGCTTTCAGATTGAATTGTCTAATTTAGGTCAGTTTGGCAAATATCCCATCTACGAAGCCTCGATCAAGCAACCCTTGTAG
- a CDS encoding DCC1-like thiol-disulfide oxidoreductase family protein — MVGDKAKTKRPLASKIEEVFGLDLRSLAVFRIGLALMVIWDLIIRVKGLNAHYTDYGILPRSALIDELLNPWYWSIHLISGHPFVQGLLFLLAFFIALAMLVGYRTRLATIATWALVISLQNRNPALIFAADDVLRAILFWAMFLPLGACYSVDSALNTSTQPLPKRVVSGATFALMVQLCFIYMWSAAYKTQSEIWWPQGDAVYYSLSFDQYVSGFGLFLLSFPPLLLKAITFSALWFEWIGPLMIFIPFRNSFFRCVAIVSFILLHVGFELSFELGVLSFLSMATWLALLPSPVWDGLAKRLNTDKRRGLRIYYDADCGFCKKVVHLIRTVLILPRTPLLMAQDDASICADMEAKNSWVVVDWQGNRYFKFEAIAYVVSLSPLFGFLAKVLRWRPVMAVGTRFYETIASNRRAAGMLTKPLKFRPIEVRPSRLLNAIALALLLFTFIWNLRSFAAQTFSRRPIEKDDWISATHKFLNRRTFQRLDPVSRLTRLDQSWSIFAPSPPLDDGWHVIEGKLKNGSEIDVLLGGGAVNWDKPTPKQLKAIYGNQQWRVYFINLNRAIGKKLYPYYGKYLCRTWNATHEGGKQLESFEMYFMDERTVPPGEPQDVEKVKRLEQSCSD; from the coding sequence ATGGTTGGTGATAAAGCAAAAACTAAACGTCCTTTAGCCTCTAAGATAGAGGAAGTGTTTGGGCTTGATCTGCGATCGCTGGCAGTTTTTCGTATCGGTCTGGCGTTGATGGTGATTTGGGATTTAATCATCCGAGTTAAAGGGTTAAATGCTCATTATACGGATTATGGGATTCTCCCGCGCAGCGCACTAATTGACGAATTGCTCAATCCCTGGTACTGGTCAATCCATTTAATTAGCGGTCATCCCTTTGTCCAAGGGCTACTTTTTTTACTGGCATTTTTTATCGCTTTGGCGATGTTGGTGGGATATCGCACCCGACTAGCAACGATTGCGACGTGGGCGTTGGTGATCTCCCTACAAAACCGCAATCCGGCGTTAATTTTTGCCGCCGATGATGTGCTACGAGCTATCCTATTTTGGGCTATGTTTTTACCATTGGGTGCGTGTTATTCGGTAGATAGTGCGTTGAATACATCAACCCAACCATTACCGAAGCGGGTTGTCTCTGGTGCGACGTTTGCCTTGATGGTACAACTGTGCTTTATTTATATGTGGTCGGCGGCGTATAAAACCCAGAGTGAAATTTGGTGGCCCCAAGGCGATGCGGTTTATTATTCTTTAAGTTTCGATCAGTATGTATCGGGATTTGGTCTATTTTTACTGAGCTTTCCGCCACTCTTGTTAAAAGCAATTACATTCAGCGCCCTCTGGTTTGAATGGATCGGACCATTGATGATATTTATTCCCTTCCGGAATAGCTTTTTCCGCTGCGTGGCGATTGTTTCGTTTATTCTGTTACATGTTGGGTTTGAGTTAAGTTTTGAACTGGGGGTTTTATCGTTTCTGAGTATGGCGACGTGGTTGGCGCTGCTTCCGAGTCCGGTTTGGGATGGACTGGCTAAGCGGTTGAATACCGATAAACGTCGGGGGTTAAGGATTTATTATGATGCCGATTGTGGCTTTTGTAAGAAGGTTGTCCATCTGATTCGCACGGTCTTAATTTTGCCGAGAACTCCGTTACTAATGGCTCAAGATGATGCGTCCATTTGTGCGGATATGGAAGCCAAAAATTCCTGGGTGGTTGTGGATTGGCAAGGAAATCGGTATTTTAAGTTTGAAGCTATCGCCTATGTGGTGAGTCTGTCGCCGTTATTTGGGTTCTTGGCTAAGGTGTTGAGATGGCGTCCAGTTATGGCGGTGGGAACGAGGTTTTATGAGACAATAGCGTCTAATCGACGCGCGGCGGGAATGTTGACTAAGCCTTTGAAGTTTCGCCCGATTGAGGTACGTCCTTCACGGCTGCTGAATGCGATCGCGTTAGCTTTGCTACTGTTTACATTTATTTGGAATCTTCGCAGTTTTGCTGCTCAAACCTTTTCCAGACGACCGATTGAGAAAGATGACTGGATTAGTGCGACGCATAAGTTTTTGAATCGCCGGACATTTCAGCGCCTTGATCCGGTGAGTCGTTTAACGCGATTGGATCAGTCGTGGAGTATTTTTGCGCCGTCACCGCCTCTAGATGATGGTTGGCATGTGATTGAAGGTAAACTGAAGAATGGCAGTGAAATCGATGTTCTTCTCGGTGGGGGTGCGGTGAATTGGGATAAGCCGACTCCTAAGCAGTTAAAGGCGATATATGGGAATCAGCAATGGCGGGTTTATTTCATTAATTTAAATCGCGCGATCGGCAAAAAGCTTTATCCTTATTATGGCAAGTATCTCTGTCGGACGTGGAATGCTACCCATGAAGGCGGTAAGCAATTGGAGAGTTTTGAGATGTATTTTATGGATGAGAGAACTGTACCGCCAGGTGAACCTCAAGATGTAGAGAAGGTTAAAAGGTTGGAGCAATCTTGTTCGGATTAG
- the cas5c gene encoding type I-C CRISPR-associated protein Cas5c, whose translation MSSQANEITFKIWGDRALFTRPEFKTEQVTYDVITPSAAKGIAESIFWKPEIQYQVIQISLLKSIQKASILRNTLKSRQSHRTAQSGGILEIESDRTQRHALILNDVAYLVTIQMQRQSHATDPLTKYLEIFKRRLAKGQCFQQPYLGCREFVAYFSQPTDNETPIDLTTDLGLMLHHIEFTSEGAKPIFFRASIQKGVMDCRVIYSGD comes from the coding sequence ATGAGTAGCCAAGCCAACGAAATCACCTTCAAAATTTGGGGCGATCGCGCTTTATTTACCCGCCCCGAATTTAAAACTGAACAAGTCACTTATGATGTAATTACCCCCTCCGCCGCCAAAGGAATCGCTGAGTCTATTTTCTGGAAACCCGAAATTCAGTATCAGGTGATTCAGATTAGTCTCCTCAAATCCATTCAGAAAGCTTCGATTCTACGGAATACCCTAAAATCGCGCCAATCTCATCGTACCGCCCAAAGTGGAGGAATCCTAGAAATTGAGAGCGATCGCACTCAGCGACATGCCCTTATTTTAAACGATGTCGCCTATTTAGTCACGATTCAGATGCAGCGTCAGTCTCATGCAACAGATCCCTTAACTAAATATCTGGAAATATTTAAACGCCGATTAGCCAAGGGACAATGTTTTCAGCAACCCTATTTAGGCTGTCGAGAATTCGTGGCGTATTTTAGTCAGCCAACGGATAATGAAACGCCCATTGATTTAACTACCGATTTAGGATTAATGCTGCATCATATTGAGTTTACATCAGAAGGAGCAAAACCGATATTTTTTCGCGCCTCGATTCAAAAAGGTGTGATGGATTGTCGGGTAATTTACTCTGGCGACTAG
- a CDS encoding type I-C CRISPR-associated protein Cas8c/Csd1, translating to MQPKLITDTVDYIFGDGEKAKAYRTLLQRCYQATKEPAVQAILTFLESDPQLEQLEQLEPKQTVTFTLDQVPGYIHDLPAVQQFWARYVDELTARDRPVMQCLVTGEELPVTTKFSLQIKGVPGTNSAGASLISAYDKSCWSYGLSGALVSPISAEADEQFSQALSYLLRDENHYINIGSTTFVFWADSGGMTRHLFETPSVETVRDYLNLFHKPQQINPDWEFNILALSGYTSRLVVRDWIHGKEPEFVHHYEQWLKSQEVIGWNRDHRGYLGVWRLAAAGYREAKEIQSRTVTALMRNAVYGEALPMDLIQRVCSRNRIEQTVSYPRAVLLNMYSEGVKQVRKEQGKNEMTEEEAIAFQYGRLLATYAKLQRAAQKSELANTNAVKCYATAGFSPIPMSHRLASGAKNHLAVLEGGLAQWFVSQLAQINGAIAELAQTTAIPTTFSIGAQAYFDLGFWSELNTKKTKAETTDE from the coding sequence ATTCAGCCCAAATTAATTACCGATACCGTTGACTATATTTTCGGTGATGGAGAAAAAGCTAAAGCCTATCGCACTCTCTTACAACGCTGTTATCAAGCCACAAAAGAACCAGCGGTTCAGGCTATCTTAACCTTCCTAGAGTCTGATCCTCAACTCGAACAACTTGAACAACTTGAACCTAAGCAAACTGTCACCTTTACCCTTGATCAAGTTCCTGGCTATATCCATGATTTACCCGCCGTGCAACAATTTTGGGCGCGATATGTGGATGAACTAACCGCCCGCGATCGCCCGGTGATGCAGTGTTTAGTTACGGGGGAGGAATTACCCGTAACTACGAAGTTTTCCTTGCAGATTAAAGGCGTACCGGGGACAAATTCGGCGGGGGCTTCGTTAATTAGTGCCTATGATAAATCCTGTTGGTCTTACGGCTTATCGGGGGCATTGGTTTCACCGATTAGCGCCGAAGCTGATGAACAATTTTCCCAAGCCCTGAGTTATCTGTTACGGGACGAAAACCATTATATTAATATCGGTAGTACAACCTTTGTTTTCTGGGCAGATTCTGGGGGAATGACGCGGCATTTATTTGAAACGCCGAGTGTAGAAACGGTGCGAGATTATCTGAATCTCTTCCACAAACCGCAACAGATTAACCCCGATTGGGAGTTTAATATTCTGGCGTTATCCGGCTATACCAGTCGATTAGTGGTTCGCGATTGGATTCATGGCAAAGAACCGGAGTTTGTTCACCACTATGAACAATGGTTAAAGTCTCAAGAAGTGATTGGCTGGAATCGTGATCATCGCGGATATTTGGGCGTTTGGCGGTTAGCGGCGGCGGGGTATCGGGAGGCGAAAGAAATCCAAAGTCGTACTGTAACGGCATTGATGCGAAATGCTGTTTATGGTGAAGCCTTACCCATGGATTTAATCCAACGAGTCTGTAGTCGAAATCGCATTGAGCAAACCGTGAGTTATCCCCGTGCGGTGCTTTTAAATATGTATAGTGAAGGAGTGAAACAAGTGAGGAAAGAACAAGGGAAAAATGAGATGACAGAAGAAGAAGCGATCGCGTTTCAGTATGGGCGACTTTTAGCCACCTACGCCAAGTTACAACGGGCGGCTCAAAAGAGCGAGTTAGCCAATACCAATGCAGTTAAATGTTATGCCACAGCCGGATTTTCTCCCATTCCCATGAGTCATCGCCTCGCATCGGGGGCAAAAAATCATTTAGCCGTATTAGAGGGTGGATTAGCCCAGTGGTTTGTCTCCCAGCTTGCCCAGATTAATGGCGCGATCGCAGAATTGGCTCAAACTACAGCTATTCCTACTACCTTTAGTATTGGTGCTCAAGCTTATTTTGATTTAGGCTTTTGGAGTGAGTTGAATACCAAGAAAACTAAAGCGGAAACAACGGATGAATGA
- a CDS encoding CRISPR-associated helicase/endonuclease Cas3 — protein sequence MNSEFPQTHSIITDQSPQSNIRISRPPRQDGTVQTVKQHLEETGAIAAAVHPLAEIAGKWHDLGKFDPTWQQYLQASMAGNKCKSPGHAIHGAALAWKKGLHGVAFAILGHHSGLPNLGGADGIQQKLKGDQHWQSIQAIAQKELGDNFFTCPSHHPEHPLTEDLLIRIIFSALVDADRESAARFLGDWDTVTPPTIEQLISQFETHYHHLIQNAADTPINAIRRDIYRHCQAAATLKPGFFRLTTPTGGGKTLSVMAFALHHAQNYQQKRIIYCPPFTSIIEQAAQVYRESFSENAVLEHHSGVVFDTHTDELHHYQFAAQRWDYPIIVSTTVQLFESLFSRHPSQCRKVHRITNSVIILDEVQALPTKYLKPIMSMLRGLVDNWNCSVVFCSATQPWYGILDLPEIRDIVPLNQRQSHAKTLQRVEYHYQSQAWDWHDLLQDIRQRSLKNALVVVSAKIDARQGFKVLSELGNTFHLSTNMYAAHRRRVLNQVRDRLNQDLPVYLISTQLIEAGVDIDFTAGYRAIAGLDSIIQTAGRVNRNHKSNHAILTIFELKNQGFPQQDRDKIQITRNLLKAGQSLHDEASCQDYFKSFLANPAVNLDQQEIQKRREGFMFKDIDTHFQMIEDNKVNVIIPLEDTAKQLIELAQKQQRLSQKEWRLLLHYAVGVTPKLADASSQEIFPGLRVWQGDYNPNFGIVTE from the coding sequence ATGAATTCAGAATTTCCACAAACTCATTCTATAATTACTGATCAATCGCCTCAGTCTAACATCCGGATTTCTCGCCCTCCTCGCCAAGATGGAACGGTTCAAACGGTTAAGCAACACTTAGAAGAAACAGGCGCGATCGCGGCTGCTGTTCACCCCCTAGCTGAAATCGCTGGAAAATGGCATGATTTAGGTAAATTTGACCCCACTTGGCAGCAGTATTTACAAGCAAGTATGGCGGGGAATAAATGTAAATCTCCTGGACATGCTATTCATGGCGCGGCGTTAGCCTGGAAAAAAGGACTTCATGGCGTAGCATTTGCCATTTTAGGACATCATTCAGGATTACCTAATCTCGGTGGTGCAGATGGTATCCAGCAGAAGCTAAAAGGTGATCAGCATTGGCAATCCATCCAGGCGATCGCACAAAAAGAATTAGGTGATAATTTCTTTACTTGTCCTTCCCATCATCCCGAACATCCCCTCACCGAAGACTTATTAATTCGGATTATTTTCTCGGCGTTAGTTGATGCGGATCGAGAAAGTGCTGCCCGATTTCTGGGTGACTGGGATACCGTTACACCTCCCACTATAGAGCAATTAATCTCCCAATTTGAAACCCACTATCACCATCTAATTCAAAATGCAGCAGATACCCCTATCAACGCCATCCGCCGAGATATTTATCGCCATTGTCAAGCCGCCGCCACCCTAAAACCGGGATTCTTTCGCCTCACCACTCCCACAGGTGGAGGTAAAACCCTAAGTGTTATGGCATTTGCCCTCCATCATGCCCAAAACTACCAGCAAAAACGCATTATTTACTGTCCACCGTTTACCAGTATTATTGAACAAGCCGCCCAAGTTTACCGAGAGAGTTTCTCAGAAAATGCCGTATTAGAACATCATAGCGGTGTGGTATTTGATACCCATACCGATGAATTACACCATTACCAATTCGCCGCCCAACGTTGGGATTATCCGATTATTGTATCCACAACGGTTCAACTGTTTGAAAGTCTGTTTAGTCGCCACCCTAGCCAATGCCGTAAAGTGCATCGCATTACTAATAGTGTGATTATTTTAGATGAAGTTCAGGCATTACCGACAAAGTACCTCAAACCGATCATGTCCATGTTACGGGGATTGGTGGACAATTGGAATTGTTCTGTGGTATTCTGTTCAGCAACTCAACCCTGGTATGGGATTCTCGATCTCCCGGAAATTCGCGATATTGTACCGCTAAATCAGCGTCAAAGCCACGCCAAAACACTCCAGCGAGTCGAGTATCACTATCAGTCACAAGCCTGGGATTGGCATGATTTACTCCAGGATATCCGCCAACGTTCCCTAAAGAATGCCCTCGTTGTTGTTAGTGCTAAAATCGATGCCCGTCAGGGATTCAAGGTATTATCGGAACTGGGAAATACCTTTCACCTGAGTACGAATATGTACGCCGCCCATCGTCGCCGGGTACTCAACCAAGTGCGCGATCGCTTGAACCAGGATTTGCCTGTTTATCTAATCAGCACCCAATTAATCGAAGCTGGCGTGGATATAGACTTCACGGCTGGGTATCGTGCGATCGCGGGCTTAGATTCCATCATCCAAACCGCAGGACGAGTCAACCGTAATCATAAATCAAATCACGCCATTCTTACCATATTTGAACTCAAAAATCAAGGGTTTCCGCAGCAAGACCGGGACAAAATTCAAATCACCCGCAATTTACTCAAAGCGGGTCAATCTTTACACGATGAAGCCAGTTGTCAAGACTATTTCAAAAGCTTTTTAGCCAATCCTGCGGTCAACTTAGATCAGCAGGAGATTCAAAAGCGGCGAGAAGGTTTTATGTTTAAAGATATCGATACTCACTTCCAAATGATTGAGGATAATAAGGTTAATGTAATTATCCCCTTAGAAGACACCGCCAAACAACTGATTGAATTAGCGCAAAAGCAACAGAGATTGAGTCAAAAAGAATGGCGACTCCTACTGCACTATGCTGTCGGCGTTACTCCAAAGCTAGCCGATGCTTCCTCCCAAGAAATATTTCCCGGCTTACGAGTTTGGCAGGGCGACTATAATCCTAATTTTGGTATTGTTACCGAATAG
- the hrcA gene encoding heat-inducible transcriptional repressor HrcA, with the protein MSVHVSLNSRQQHILWATIRHYIATAEPVGSKVLAHEYDLSVSPATIRSCMSVLEKSGLLYQPHTSAGRVPSDSGYRIYVDRLIKPSNTLGRQAETLLSDHLKGDDFNFEALLRDAGQILSTLSGYITLITLPQTQTTRLRHLQLVSVAPGRVMLIVVTDAYQTQSIVMELPSVSEDDPPDEAAVEQELQILSNFLSSKLRGRSLGELVNLDWSELDREFAQYADFLKKVLAELTRPMKTSVATPILVRGIAELLRQPEFAELQQVQMLLHLLEEEQEQLWPLIFELPDNLNSKRRAKVRIGSENPLEPMQTCTLVSATYEQDNLPVGSVGILGPTRMLYENAIALVEATADYLTEALSQVA; encoded by the coding sequence ATGTCTGTACACGTCAGTCTTAATAGTCGGCAACAACATATTCTCTGGGCAACTATCCGTCATTACATTGCGACGGCGGAACCTGTGGGTTCCAAAGTTTTAGCCCATGAGTATGATCTGAGTGTTAGTCCTGCTACAATTCGCTCTTGTATGAGCGTTCTAGAAAAATCTGGCTTACTCTATCAACCTCATACCTCTGCAGGACGGGTTCCCTCGGATTCAGGATATCGGATTTATGTCGATCGGCTGATAAAACCCTCCAATACGTTGGGACGTCAAGCCGAGACATTACTATCAGATCATTTGAAGGGAGACGATTTCAATTTTGAGGCTTTGTTACGGGATGCGGGGCAAATTCTCTCAACCTTGAGTGGGTACATTACCCTGATTACCTTACCTCAAACTCAAACCACCCGATTGCGCCATTTGCAATTGGTGTCTGTCGCACCAGGGCGGGTGATGTTGATTGTGGTGACTGATGCCTATCAAACCCAATCCATTGTCATGGAATTGCCTTCGGTATCAGAGGATGATCCACCGGATGAAGCGGCTGTTGAGCAAGAGTTACAGATATTATCTAATTTTTTAAGTAGTAAGCTTCGGGGACGTTCTCTGGGTGAACTGGTTAACTTGGATTGGAGTGAACTTGACCGCGAATTTGCCCAGTATGCTGATTTCTTGAAGAAGGTATTGGCAGAATTAACTCGTCCGATGAAAACATCGGTAGCTACGCCGATTTTAGTTCGAGGGATTGCCGAGTTATTGCGTCAGCCGGAGTTTGCTGAGTTGCAACAAGTTCAAATGTTGCTGCATCTGTTGGAAGAAGAACAGGAACAACTTTGGCCCCTAATCTTTGAACTTCCGGATAATTTGAATTCTAAGCGTCGGGCAAAAGTACGAATTGGGTCAGAAAATCCATTGGAACCGATGCAAACCTGTACGTTAGTTAGTGCGACCTACGAACAGGATAATCTACCTGTGGGCAGTGTGGGAATTCTGGGACCTACTCGGATGCTATATGAAAACGCGATCGCGCTTGTGGAAGCCACGGCGGATTATCTGACGGAGGCGTTGAGTCAGGTGGCGTAG